In the Anaerolineae bacterium genome, one interval contains:
- a CDS encoding carbohydrate kinase family protein: MDRYDVIGLGYCSDDYLGIVPHITPFDGDTVTMLDFAHDGGGPVSTALVTLAKLGARTAYLGALGDDESGQFLLQAFIAAGVDTRFIQVHAGGRSPSCIVLVEEGTGRRSIHCFRGQLPLYALTDPTREALRRTRFLHLDGHSPHAIAEAAGIVHTAGGQVVFDANRPRPHTPEVLQVTDILIAAERFPAAFTGIGDLLEASRRLMAWGPRLVVTTLGSGGCFCVTPEEHFHVPGFSVPVVDTTGAGDAFHGAFIFGLLQPDWSLYEIARFANAVAAMNCRRLGGRAGLPTLEEVQAFLRTAK, encoded by the coding sequence ATGGACCGCTACGACGTTATCGGACTGGGCTACTGCTCCGACGATTATCTGGGCATAGTGCCGCATATCACCCCCTTCGACGGCGACACGGTCACCATGCTCGACTTCGCTCACGACGGCGGCGGCCCTGTCTCGACGGCGCTGGTGACCCTGGCCAAACTGGGCGCCCGCACCGCGTACCTGGGCGCGCTCGGCGATGACGAATCGGGGCAGTTCCTCCTCCAGGCTTTCATCGCCGCCGGCGTGGACACCCGCTTCATCCAGGTGCATGCCGGCGGCCGCAGTCCCTCCTGCATCGTCCTGGTGGAAGAGGGCACCGGCCGGCGCTCCATCCACTGCTTTCGCGGCCAGCTTCCCCTCTACGCACTGACGGACCCAACCAGGGAGGCCCTGCGCCGCACGCGCTTCCTGCATCTGGACGGCCATTCCCCCCACGCCATCGCGGAGGCGGCCGGCATCGTGCACACCGCCGGCGGCCAGGTGGTCTTCGACGCCAACCGCCCCCGCCCCCACACCCCCGAGGTCCTGCAGGTGACGGACATCCTGATTGCGGCCGAGCGCTTTCCCGCCGCGTTCACAGGCATCGGCGATTTGCTGGAGGCCAGCCGCCGGCTGATGGCCTGGGGCCCTCGTCTCGTGGTCACCACGCTGGGGTCGGGCGGCTGTTTCTGCGTGACTCCGGAAGAACACTTCCATGTGCCTGGCTTCTCCGTGCCGGTGGTAGATACCACCGGCGCCGGCGATGCCTTTCACGGCGCCTTCATCTTCGGCCTGCTCCAGCCGGACTGGTCGTTGTACGAGATCGCGCGCTTTGCCAACGCGGTGGCGGCCATGAACTGCCGGCGGCTGGGCGGACGCGCCGGCCTGCCCACCCTGGAAGAGGTCCAGGCGTTCCTGCGCACCGCGAAATAA